AATTAGTGACATGCCAGAGGGATTTGATTCAAATTCTGATCAGGATGGAACCCTACATGATTTCAGGACCGATCAGTTGATGTTAAGAGAAACTTCAACCAAGAATGAAGCAAGAAAAAATGAAATGGGGGATTATTATAGCTCTGAAATTGAATCTTCACCATCAACCGGTGAAAGCTTGACCTGGAAAACTACTAAAGATTCCCAGTATTCTCTTCAAAAGAAGAAACAAGTGGACTCAATTAGTAGAAGAACTAGTTTTGCATTAAATGGTTCTTCAGCGCGACGGACCGTTAAATCATGCCGCAGGATAAGGCGCAAAGAGACTAGGTGTGTTTTCCTGACGCAGACTTTGAATTCTGGTTCATTAACCTTTCCCCTTGGACATATAACACATGAACTTACACAACTAAGAAACTCTTCAGAGTTATGCTTGAAATATGTTTTAAGACGGAAGACCTACAAAGTTTGACTTGATAAAACCACTCGATAGTTACTTgttttaaaggaaaaaaaaaaggacaaGTTTATCTTTTTGGTTATGTAATTTTGTGTTCCCTGTCTTCAAATTGACCAATCGATCACATTATACCTAATCTTGTGAATGTATAACATGCTCAACTAATTGCAGTTAAATTAAGTTAATACCTGAACTGTAAAGCCAGTTTCACAGTGCACCAAGAATGGTAATATTCATTATGTGTTATCAGAGCAGTAGAAGAGTTTCAGAATGATGGCCCTGTGAAAGCGTCATTTTCGATAGATGTTTCCAACAGCTTTGATGGTGAGactgatgcattatgggatAGCAACAATCTTGATAGTGGGGAAAAACCAGTGGATAACCTCATGTTAGAATCAGAGAGTGGAAGCCAAAAATTTAATGGTCGTTACATTACTGTACATGAAAGAGATAAAGACATGGAAAGTGCATTGCAACATCAGGCACAACTCATTGGTCAATATGAAAAGGAGGAGAAGGCCCAAAGAGAATGGGAGGAGAAGTTTAGAGAGAGTAACAGTTGTGAACGGGTGAGTTTTATCAGTTTCTACTGTTTAGTCATTAAGGTAATCCATAATATGTGCAACATTATTTTCCCAATACCTCCATGGTTTGGGTTTATATTTGGCGCACTAAAAGTCTATGCTAATGAGTAAACTCACCTGTTCTATGCTAGTCCATTTTCACATAGCTAATGCTATGACACTTTTGAGGTTTTCTAGTTTCTTGTTTCACATAACAATTTGAAACCAGCTGGAATACTTTCTTCAAACCAGACGTCACACTGTTCTTCTTGTGAAAAAACAAAGGTAAAGAAAGTGTGTTGTGTTTTCAAGTGTTTTGGGTAAACATTTTGAGAGATATTGGAGAATGCAAtgtgtattttaaattatttattgaagATAAATGTTTTTTGTTGTATATGTCATATCATGTAAGAATTTTGTGTTAATAGTATCACATCTTTCATATTTATTTGTCACACTGCGACGCTGTTGCATAATAGGCTCCTGTAGAAACTACTTTGCATCCGTCGTCAATCTACGAAACTGGTCAACCCAAGTTGCTAAGAAATTCATTTTATAAACTATTTTAAACTTTCATTTTTAACTCATGTGGTACAAGGATATTGCGATCTCCCTTCTTCAAAACACGACATCCTCGTATCGCCCTAATCCCACTACCCACTAAGTGATTTCTACATGTTCAAGATGTTGTTCTCGTGTATGTAGCATTTTATCTCATGGGTTCAAGATGTGTCTCCACACATGTAGCATTTTTGTCAACATAgcacttttttttttgttttttttctttaacgTACAATCTTGAACGAGCTTTTGTCAACATAACACTTGTTTATTAGTGTTCCTGCTTGTAACTTGGCTATGATACCATCATGTGACACTGTGCACGACTGCTCAATGGGCTATTGTAGCAACTATTTCGTTTCTGTCCTCGCTCTGAGAAAATAAGAAACCCAAGTTGGTGTACGAGTCCATTATAACCTTTTATAAAccattttgaattttaattttaaccTATGTGAGAATGGTATTATAATAGTTATTATAATGTAGTTATTATAATGATATACGAgatatgttaatttttttttaaaaaaggtatTAGCTAAGtatataaaaataaagtttttggGAAATGATAGAAAGTTGAATTAAAAGTAAAGATTATGCCTGAAGACATAAAAGCGAGatgaaaatgaatttttagaaaattatctTGGAGAACACAGTGCATTATTGTTTGGATTTTGAGAGAATGGAAATATTTCGGGGACATGGCAACAAATATTGCCAACATTGACATATTTCCACAGATATTGATTTATGAGGCTCAAGTTTGAACATACCAATCTTCTATTAAATGTATAAGGACAATATTGGCTGGAGAATAGAAATAAGCTCCATTATGTACCACATCATTAACAACAAATTTGGTCGATCTAATTTAAGTTCGGGGTCTACAGATCCAGGATATGAAACACAATTACAGCTTTAGCGAACAATCATTTCTCAGCAAATTGTCTTGTATGCTTTTTGTATGCATATTTTTTTGTCCTCACTCTTTTCTTGATACTTGTTATGATGGTTTTAATATTGTCCAGAATCCAGATACAATGCTTTATGCATGCTTGCCTTTTTTGACACTGTAGAATTGTCGATATAAGATAAAAATGTAGCTATAACCACCTAAGTTGACTTTAGTCTCTCGGAAAAAATCGAAAGGGTGATGTATTTTAGCATTCAGTTAATCCTAGTGAAGTAATTCTAGCCACTTGGGAACGGGGACAATATTCTTATGTTTTTCAGAATGGATACTGTAACAACTTTTTTAGGGGACACAAGGATTTTCTTGATCAGAACAAAACGCCATTCTTGTATTTTGCTGATCTTAGATCTTTGATGCATCAGATACATTTTGATCCCCCAGCATcgtttttatattttcttgtcCATATTTACCAGGACTCAGGAGATCCTGGGAACTGTTCAGATGTGACTGAAGAACGAAATGATATTAAGCTACCTGAAGTAGCTGATGCCACTGGAATGTTATGTCCAAATAATCAAGAAACCGTCGGTATTTGCTTCAGTGAAGATCATGCTCCCAAATGTTTGCCATCACTGACCGATGCGAAAAAGAAAATCTTGCAGGATTCGTCAAAATCTCCAGAATCGGAAGTTTCAATTCTGGTGTCAAATGGTAAGAATGATCCAGAAATTTCAGGGTTGCATTACGACAGCTCTGTGCATATATGCCAACAATATATATCCATGTCAAGTAATATTTCATCCCCTTCATCAAAGGTTTCTTCTCATGCAGAGAAAAGCACACCGTTGTTTATTTCTCCGAGCAGCACTTCATCCCTCAATCTCACAATTGCGCGACAA
The sequence above is a segment of the Primulina tabacum isolate GXHZ01 chromosome 6, ASM2559414v2, whole genome shotgun sequence genome. Coding sequences within it:
- the LOC142548826 gene encoding uncharacterized protein LOC142548826 isoform X2; the encoded protein is MTGSVKEDQEPRANTGREDSRAMTIKFLRARLLSERSVSKTAMQRAEELSKRVMELEEQLKFMSIQRNKAEKAMADVLAILENHGISDMPEGFDSNSDQDGTLHDFRTDQLMLRETSTKNEARKNEMGDYYSSEIESSPSTGESLTWKTTKDSQYSLQKKKQVDSISRRTSFALNGSSARRTVKSCRRIRRKETRAVEEFQNDGPVKASFSIDVSNSFDGETDALWDSNNLDSGEKPVDNLMLESESGSQKFNGRYITVHERDKDMESALQHQAQLIGQYEKEEKAQREWEEKFRESNSCERFLVSHNNLKPAGILSSNQTSHCSSCEKTKDSGDPGNCSDVTEERNDIKLPEVADATGMLCPNNQETVGICFSEDHAPKCLPSLTDAKKKILQDSSKSPESEVSILVSNEKSTPLFISPSSTSSLNLTIARQETSTSLGSVLEALQQAKSSLQEKLSSLSLVDGGTSNTHDTFKVPTGFHALLRLPNEDQYKATTIANHPDIGVPSIFSSFPHEVSGGKFFNRPYVDPRMALSNEVFSTAPSSTFTETSYRVPPQRSLSQPRPGIVPPSYNQTNHIGPYTNIVLPSVRNSYPFLPDFTPTMRTSSSSETLLPPVTHLRSYNELYRSYTNR
- the LOC142548826 gene encoding uncharacterized protein LOC142548826 isoform X1: MTGSVKEDQEPRANTGREDSRAMTIKFLRARLLSERSVSKTAMQRAEELSKRVMELEEQLKFMSIQRNKAEKAMADVLAILENHGISDMPEGFDSNSDQDGTLHDFRTDQLMLRETSTKNEARKNEMGDYYSSEIESSPSTGESLTWKTTKDSQYSLQKKKQVDSISRRTSFALNGSSARRTVKSCRRIRRKETRAVEEFQNDGPVKASFSIDVSNSFDGETDALWDSNNLDSGEKPVDNLMLESESGSQKFNGRYITVHERDKDMESALQHQAQLIGQYEKEEKAQREWEEKFRESNSCERFLVSHNNLKPAGILSSNQTSHCSSCEKTKIQDMKHNYSFSEQSFLSKLSCMLFDSGDPGNCSDVTEERNDIKLPEVADATGMLCPNNQETVGICFSEDHAPKCLPSLTDAKKKILQDSSKSPESEVSILVSNEKSTPLFISPSSTSSLNLTIARQETSTSLGSVLEALQQAKSSLQEKLSSLSLVDGGTSNTHDTFKVPTGFHALLRLPNEDQYKATTIANHPDIGVPSIFSSFPHEVSGGKFFNRPYVDPRMALSNEVFSTAPSSTFTETSYRVPPQRSLSQPRPGIVPPSYNQTNHIGPYTNIVLPSVRNSYPFLPDFTPTMRTSSSSETLLPPVTHLRSYNELYRSYTNR
- the LOC142548826 gene encoding uncharacterized protein LOC142548826 isoform X3 — encoded protein: MTGSVKEDQEPRANTGREDSRAMTIKFLRARLLSERSVSKTAMQRAEELSKRVMELEEQLKFMSIQRNKAEKAMADVLAILENHGISDMPEGFDSNSDQDGTLHDFRTDQLMLRETSTKNEARKNEMGDYYSSEIESSPSTGESLTWKTTKDSQYSLQKKKQVDSISRRTSFALNGSSARRTVKSCRRIRRKETRAVEEFQNDGPVKASFSIDVSNSFDGETDALWDSNNLDSGEKPVDNLMLESESGSQKFNGRYITVHERDKDMESALQHQAQLIGQYEKEEKAQREWEEKFRESNSCERDSGDPGNCSDVTEERNDIKLPEVADATGMLCPNNQETVGICFSEDHAPKCLPSLTDAKKKILQDSSKSPESEVSILVSNEKSTPLFISPSSTSSLNLTIARQETSTSLGSVLEALQQAKSSLQEKLSSLSLVDGGTSNTHDTFKVPTGFHALLRLPNEDQYKATTIANHPDIGVPSIFSSFPHEVSGGKFFNRPYVDPRMALSNEVFSTAPSSTFTETSYRVPPQRSLSQPRPGIVPPSYNQTNHIGPYTNIVLPSVRNSYPFLPDFTPTMRTSSSSETLLPPVTHLRSYNELYRSYTNR